The following proteins are co-located in the Dehalococcoidales bacterium genome:
- a CDS encoding thioesterase family protein: MPRLEIDLPAQFAFSTDIPIRISDINRGRHLGHTAVLVIMEEARVRFLNSLGYAERDTNGVGHIIADAGIIYKKQGYYGQTLKVEIAVTDFTSRGCDLIYKISDTDSGAEIARAKTGMLFYDYQQQKTVPVPPDFKGRFAS; encoded by the coding sequence ATGCCACGCTTAGAAATCGACCTGCCCGCTCAATTTGCTTTCTCAACGGACATCCCCATACGCATCAGTGATATCAACCGCGGCCGGCACCTCGGCCACACCGCCGTCCTCGTCATCATGGAGGAGGCCCGCGTCCGCTTCCTGAATAGCCTGGGTTATGCTGAGCGGGATACTAACGGAGTTGGACATATCATCGCCGACGCAGGGATTATCTACAAGAAACAGGGATATTACGGGCAGACGCTGAAGGTAGAGATCGCCGTTACTGACTTCACCAGCCGGGGTTGTGACCTGATATATAAGATCTCAGATACGGATTCGGGAGCAGAAATCGCCAGGGCAAAGACAGGCATGCTCTTCTATGATTACCAGCAGCAGAAAACGGTGCCGGTGCCTCCGGATTTTAAGGGAAGGTTCGCCAGCTAA
- a CDS encoding ABC transporter substrate-binding protein: MPRKFIWLVVSCMMVISLLLASCAPTAPTTPTTPTTPTTPTTPTTPTTPTTPTTPVTPGAEMVQDSLGRMVEKPQYGGVFTYAWATTLRGYDPVTVSRSPNWPLSLTNDELVKSDWLKGPAGNGMVEYIVPGVRLYETWVGSIAESWEIPDNETVIWHIRKGIHWHDNPNIREASALVGGRELTADDVVFSIKRKYNMIPEYSNPKYYFGSRMTAEEHPISVTATDKWTVVVKGHPDYQSALTEASADFMAITGPMEIVEEYGATALADWRNHIGTGPFMWQDIVPDSAYTFVRNPNYWYHDPLHPQNQLPYVDSLKFLIIRDDSTRMAAFRTGKLDHLGGGRDAVTWEGRDDILKTNPDVMVKAFVPYDSESLWPRVDKPEKPWYDVRVRQALWMAIDNQGIVDDYYNGNALLLTNPIMPVPGWMDMYTPVEELPENVRKLFEYRPDEAKQLLTEAGYPNGFTMEVITETSYVDNLSVIKDYLSKIGVELDIQVKETSVFRSISNGRTNEDALYTSNPNRTPFAFQEFHPPDISVNHSVIDDPHANELRPILKKDYLFNEPKVRELYKPFAVYAIEQAWTLDFPTPYLYSIWHPWIKGYNGEQVPGYTNDYVFTHYIWIDRALKSQMGY, encoded by the coding sequence ATGCCAAGAAAGTTTATCTGGTTGGTGGTGAGCTGCATGATGGTAATATCACTGCTGCTGGCGTCCTGCGCTCCAACGGCCCCCACAACTCCCACCACCCCAACAACACCAACAACCCCAACTACCCCCACCACACCCACCACGCCCACCACACCCACCACGCCGGTAACCCCCGGAGCCGAGATGGTGCAGGACTCGCTGGGCAGGATGGTAGAGAAACCGCAGTACGGCGGAGTATTCACCTATGCCTGGGCGACGACGCTACGTGGTTATGACCCAGTCACCGTTAGCCGGTCACCCAACTGGCCACTCTCTCTCACCAACGACGAACTGGTGAAATCGGACTGGCTTAAGGGACCGGCCGGAAACGGCATGGTGGAATATATCGTCCCCGGTGTAAGGTTGTACGAGACCTGGGTAGGCTCCATCGCTGAGAGCTGGGAGATACCGGATAATGAGACCGTCATATGGCACATCCGCAAGGGGATTCACTGGCACGATAATCCAAACATCAGGGAAGCCAGTGCACTGGTCGGCGGCCGGGAACTAACCGCCGATGACGTGGTGTTCTCCATCAAGCGGAAATACAACATGATACCCGAATATTCCAACCCCAAGTACTATTTCGGGTCAAGAATGACCGCCGAGGAACACCCCATCTCGGTGACCGCCACCGATAAATGGACAGTTGTTGTCAAGGGGCATCCGGACTATCAGAGCGCCTTAACCGAAGCGAGCGCCGACTTTATGGCGATAACAGGCCCCATGGAGATAGTGGAAGAATACGGTGCCACGGCTCTGGCTGACTGGCGAAATCATATCGGCACCGGACCATTCATGTGGCAGGACATCGTCCCCGATAGTGCTTATACTTTCGTCAGGAATCCTAACTACTGGTACCATGACCCCCTGCACCCACAGAACCAGTTACCATACGTGGATAGCCTCAAGTTTCTAATAATACGTGACGATTCTACTCGTATGGCAGCCTTCCGCACCGGAAAGCTTGACCACCTTGGTGGCGGCCGGGATGCCGTTACCTGGGAAGGTAGAGACGACATCCTGAAAACAAACCCCGACGTAATGGTGAAAGCCTTCGTTCCATACGATTCGGAGAGCCTGTGGCCCAGAGTTGACAAGCCAGAGAAACCCTGGTATGACGTGAGGGTCCGGCAGGCATTGTGGATGGCGATTGACAACCAGGGAATAGTCGACGATTACTATAACGGCAATGCTCTGCTGTTAACCAACCCGATAATGCCAGTACCGGGATGGATGGACATGTACACGCCGGTAGAAGAATTGCCCGAGAATGTAAGGAAACTCTTTGAATACCGCCCTGATGAGGCGAAGCAGCTCCTGACTGAGGCCGGCTATCCCAATGGTTTCACTATGGAGGTGATTACCGAAACAAGTTACGTTGACAATCTGTCAGTCATCAAAGACTATCTATCCAAAATTGGGGTTGAACTAGATATCCAGGTGAAAGAGACCAGCGTCTTCCGATCTATCTCTAACGGCAGAACCAATGAAGATGCCCTCTACACCAGCAATCCCAACCGGACGCCTTTTGCCTTCCAGGAGTTCCATCCACCGGACATCTCGGTTAACCACTCCGTTATCGACGACCCGCATGCCAACGAGTTACGCCCGATATTAAAGAAAGACTACCTTTTTAATGAACCTAAGGTACGCGAACTGTACAAACCCTTCGCGGTTTACGCTATTGAGCAGGCCTGGACGCTGGACTTTCCGACACCATACCTCTACTCCATCTGGCACCCATGGATAAAGGGATACAATGGCGAGCAGGTACCGGGTTACACCAACGACTACGTTTTTACTCACTACATCTGGATTGACCGGGCACTGAAGAGTCAAATGGGATATTAG